The proteins below are encoded in one region of Methanomassiliicoccus luminyensis B10:
- a CDS encoding MoaD/ThiS family protein produces the protein MKVKVRSGREDLDLDLSEGATPEDIVKALCLHPDAHLIVRDNSPIPIDEPLREGDHIRLIRVASGG, from the coding sequence ATGAAAGTCAAAGTGAGGAGCGGCCGCGAGGACCTGGATCTCGATCTTTCCGAGGGGGCTACTCCCGAGGATATCGTGAAGGCACTGTGCCTCCATCCTGACGCCCACCTTATCGTGCGGGACAACTCGCCGATACCCATCGATGAGCCCCTCCGGGAAGGCGATCACATAAGGCTTATCAGGGTAGCCTCCGGGGGCTAA
- the larB gene encoding nickel pincer cofactor biosynthesis protein LarB, whose protein sequence is MSVRDVLERYRKGELSCDEAERLVRMDYVRGIGEHTIFDPRRSDRKDIPEVIFGQSKSPQAVAEIVKEVMRDKEVLLVSRATKEHFEAVRGAIDPLPARYEEGARMIVAGGRRGPLDRGRIGILAAGTSDARVADEARVVAESMGVEVMAAYDVGIAAFHRFLDPLVGMLDSGVDALVVAAGMEGALASVVSSLSDVPVIGVPTSVGYGAGAEGQAALLSMLQSCSPGLAVVNIDNGVGAGATAALISIRCCRHK, encoded by the coding sequence ATGAGCGTGCGGGACGTTCTGGAACGATACAGGAAGGGCGAGCTGAGCTGCGATGAGGCCGAGCGCCTGGTGCGCATGGACTACGTCCGCGGCATCGGCGAGCACACTATTTTCGATCCGCGACGCTCCGACCGCAAGGATATCCCCGAGGTGATCTTCGGCCAGAGCAAATCGCCCCAGGCCGTCGCGGAAATAGTGAAGGAGGTCATGAGGGACAAGGAGGTCCTGCTGGTCTCCCGCGCCACCAAGGAGCATTTCGAAGCGGTGCGCGGTGCCATCGACCCGCTGCCGGCGCGCTATGAGGAAGGGGCCAGGATGATCGTGGCGGGAGGGCGAAGGGGTCCTCTGGACCGAGGCAGGATCGGCATCCTGGCCGCGGGCACTTCCGACGCGCGGGTGGCCGACGAGGCCAGGGTGGTGGCGGAATCCATGGGCGTGGAGGTCATGGCCGCGTACGATGTGGGCATCGCCGCGTTCCACCGGTTCCTCGACCCCCTGGTCGGCATGCTCGATTCCGGCGTGGACGCCCTGGTAGTGGCGGCGGGGATGGAGGGAGCGCTCGCTTCGGTGGTATCCTCGCTATCCGATGTCCCCGTCATCGGGGTGCCCACCTCGGTGGGATACGGGGCGGGCGCGGAGGGGCAGGCCGCCTTGCTCTCTATGCTGCAGTCATGCTCCCCCGGGCTGGCGGTCGTCAACATCGACAACGGCGTGGGAGCGGGGGCCACCGCCGCATTGATAAGTATTAGGTGCTGTCGCCACAAATAG
- a CDS encoding transposase, translated as MFEKVNQVELDEECAHITVTINEIPVREVENWIGVDLNSTGHIAVVANPATGKVQKYGKEVPHIHKKYSKMRRHLYKEGHPKVAKEKIRNKEKRKIKDIDHKVTSAIVKEAVRQECGIKLEWLDGIRETARTSRSSRASLHSWEFYRIQQEIEYKAKLRGVPVAYVDPAYTSQQRSRCGRIGNRDGKDFTCPHCGHVDHADVNASFNIALRPPLGEGDGRLHVYRDACKGRIDTPQEAPA; from the coding sequence ATGTTCGAGAAGGTCAACCAAGTCGAGTTAGACGAAGAGTGTGCGCACATCACCGTTACTATCAATGAAATCCCGGTCCGGGAGGTCGAGAATTGGATTGGCGTGGATCTTAACTCGACCGGTCACATCGCCGTTGTAGCTAATCCGGCCACGGGCAAGGTCCAGAAGTACGGCAAGGAAGTGCCGCACATCCACAAGAAGTACTCCAAGATGCGGAGACACCTCTACAAAGAAGGCCACCCGAAGGTGGCCAAAGAGAAAATAAGGAACAAGGAGAAACGCAAAATTAAGGACATAGACCACAAGGTCACCAGTGCCATAGTGAAAGAAGCCGTCCGGCAAGAGTGCGGTATAAAATTAGAATGGCTGGACGGAATCAGAGAGACCGCACGCACATCCAGGTCGTCCAGGGCCTCGCTGCACAGTTGGGAGTTCTATCGGATCCAGCAAGAAATAGAGTATAAGGCCAAGCTGCGCGGGGTACCGGTCGCCTACGTTGACCCTGCTTACACCAGCCAACAGCGCTCACGCTGTGGCAGGATAGGTAACAGGGACGGCAAGGACTTTACGTGTCCTCATTGTGGGCACGTTGACCACGCCGACGTGAACGCGTCGTTCAACATCGCGCTGCGTCCTCCTCTGGGAGAAGGTGATGGTCGATTGCATGTATACAGGGATGCATGCAAAGGGCGCATTGATACCCCTCAGGAGGCTCCGGCATGA
- a CDS encoding TldD/PmbA family protein — translation MNGEEICQRVIEMCRKEGATDVVASIGESEETMVRFSNNEITVIDDLDQKVCSIFVKVEARKAGTTVEDLSQSSLRTAARKVVAAARNSPPADAYVPLPKGPFRYDPELRMSPPVTTDPDVLVSWTRGAIDAGLKEGAERMAGSLIASNGTYTMATSGDVAASSAGGSLEISLRAFGKDHASGHSVSISPSDGMFSPERAGAEAGEYARLSASPVKGEPGSFRTILGPLAFAGLMNQFGRVSSAFLVDSGMSFLGGKVGQKLAPEWFYLYDDASMPNTYGSSAFDAEGLPTRRTEIIEDGVLKSYLHNSVTAQKYGTGSTANAGLVAPRPFNLEVSPGTKELDELIAEVDSGIMVTNAWYLRYQNYSTGDFSVIPRDAMFLIKKGEVAGSLKELRISENMLRLVGGIQEASRERKWIKWWEVRTPTLSPSVLVGDVRFTRSEI, via the coding sequence GTGAACGGCGAGGAGATCTGCCAGCGCGTCATCGAGATGTGCAGGAAGGAAGGCGCCACCGATGTGGTGGCTTCGATCGGGGAATCGGAGGAGACCATGGTCCGGTTCTCTAACAACGAGATCACCGTCATCGACGATCTGGATCAGAAGGTCTGCAGCATCTTCGTGAAGGTGGAGGCGCGCAAGGCCGGGACGACCGTGGAGGACCTGTCGCAGTCCTCCCTGAGGACCGCCGCGAGAAAGGTGGTGGCTGCGGCCAGGAACAGCCCTCCCGCCGATGCCTACGTGCCCCTGCCCAAAGGGCCGTTCAGGTACGATCCCGAACTCCGGATGTCGCCCCCCGTTACCACGGACCCGGACGTCCTGGTGTCCTGGACCAGGGGGGCCATCGACGCCGGGTTGAAGGAGGGCGCCGAGAGAATGGCCGGCTCCCTCATCGCCAGCAACGGCACCTACACCATGGCCACCTCGGGGGACGTGGCGGCGTCATCCGCGGGTGGTTCGCTGGAGATATCGCTCCGGGCGTTCGGAAAGGACCACGCCTCCGGGCACTCCGTCTCGATCTCCCCGTCGGACGGGATGTTCAGCCCGGAGAGAGCAGGAGCGGAGGCGGGAGAGTACGCCAGGCTGTCCGCTTCGCCGGTGAAGGGGGAGCCAGGCAGTTTCCGGACCATCCTCGGCCCCCTGGCCTTCGCCGGCCTCATGAACCAGTTCGGACGGGTGTCCTCGGCGTTCCTTGTCGACTCAGGCATGTCTTTCCTGGGCGGGAAGGTGGGGCAGAAGCTTGCGCCTGAATGGTTCTATTTATACGACGACGCATCCATGCCCAACACCTACGGCTCCTCTGCCTTTGACGCGGAGGGCCTGCCCACCCGGCGGACGGAGATCATCGAGGATGGGGTCCTGAAAAGCTACCTCCACAACTCCGTCACTGCTCAGAAGTACGGGACCGGGTCCACGGCCAACGCCGGACTGGTGGCCCCGCGGCCGTTCAACCTGGAGGTATCGCCCGGCACCAAGGAGCTGGACGAGCTGATCGCGGAGGTGGACAGCGGTATCATGGTCACCAACGCATGGTACCTGCGGTATCAGAACTACAGCACTGGGGACTTCTCTGTCATCCCCCGCGACGCCATGTTCCTCATCAAGAAGGGCGAGGTGGCCGGCTCCCTCAAGGAACTGAGGATATCGGAAAACATGCTCCGCCTGGTCGGGGGGATTCAGGAGGCATCCAGAGAGAGGAAGTGGATAAAATGGTGGGAGGTTCGCACCCCCACTCTATCTCCGTCCGTGCTGGTGGGGGACGTGCGGTTCACCCGTTCGGAGATTTGA
- a CDS encoding GNAT family N-acetyltransferase yields MSMFIRSKDKAPQLRSMTRDDMEEVREVGQIAWSDLATHDIGRKFKYPKRSERIIDAYLSNEPGGCIVAEEDGKIIGSAFAHVWGRIGWIGPLEVLPACQSHGVGKLLLGASEQHLRERGCEIIGLETMSHIPKHIHFYMSSGYRPSSLILIVEKVLRYEGRSTASVVEPGGAGIEGAMPAISRLSAKVNPLLDYSREAAVTVGKRLGNVYIFEEGGEARGAAIMHSYQRGEEASYSSIKALLVDPQAPNPLEIMSSLLSKCEQVSLEQGKNRLLTRFSGDHLQLYNVLLSHDYMLKGANVRMTKLGDYRENGSYHITSWAG; encoded by the coding sequence ATGAGCATGTTCATAAGGAGCAAGGACAAAGCGCCCCAGCTCCGGTCCATGACCCGTGATGACATGGAGGAAGTGCGTGAGGTGGGGCAGATCGCCTGGTCCGACCTTGCCACTCATGACATCGGCCGGAAGTTCAAGTACCCCAAGCGCTCGGAGAGGATAATCGACGCCTACCTGTCCAACGAACCGGGCGGGTGCATCGTGGCTGAGGAGGACGGAAAGATAATAGGCTCGGCGTTCGCCCATGTGTGGGGCCGGATCGGATGGATCGGACCGTTGGAAGTGCTGCCGGCCTGTCAGAGCCACGGGGTCGGGAAGCTCCTTCTGGGCGCCAGTGAGCAGCATCTCCGGGAACGGGGGTGCGAGATCATAGGACTGGAGACCATGTCGCACATCCCCAAGCACATCCATTTCTACATGTCATCGGGATATCGTCCCAGCTCGCTCATCCTCATAGTGGAGAAGGTGCTGCGCTACGAAGGGCGGTCCACCGCCAGCGTGGTGGAGCCGGGGGGCGCCGGCATAGAGGGGGCCATGCCGGCCATATCGCGCCTGAGTGCCAAGGTGAACCCCCTGCTCGACTATTCGAGGGAGGCGGCCGTCACGGTAGGGAAGCGGCTGGGGAACGTGTACATCTTCGAGGAGGGCGGAGAGGCCCGGGGCGCGGCGATAATGCACTCCTATCAGAGGGGCGAGGAGGCCAGCTACTCGTCGATCAAGGCGCTTCTGGTGGACCCGCAGGCGCCCAATCCCTTGGAGATAATGTCCTCCCTGCTCTCCAAGTGCGAGCAGGTGTCCCTGGAACAGGGCAAGAACCGCCTGCTCACCCGCTTTTCCGGCGACCATCTGCAGCTGTACAATGTGCTGCTGTCCCATGACTACATGCTCAAAGGCGCTAATGTGCGCATGACCAAGCTGGGCGACTACCGCGAGAACGGCTCGTACCACATCACCTCTTGGGCCGGCTGA
- a CDS encoding ATP-binding protein — MSEKVDIQGEPDLRSVATTADILIPKDPLRRVIGQDEAVELARIAARQRRHLLLVGPPGTGKSMIAQALALHLPRPKEEVRVVHNPENPERPLVEVKREDEVSRERESKGSAEGDLIDPHNAPPSVAERLGYRCKNCGTYSPPQDRFCPKCEKAKADTGMPGNPFGDILGNLMESMAGAAPGLAPGKEKVTTTRKRGEKEEVVVFERAGEMIRMLDQSALERRRELERQRPRKVLVPLERNPFVLATGASETEILGDVRHDPYGGHAQLGSPPYERVIPGSIHEAHEGVLFLDEVSHLGPMQRSILTAMQEKRFPISGRNPQSAGASVKVENVPSDFILVAACNIQDLENILSPLRSRIAGDGYEVLVDTCMEDNELNRARLAQFMAQEIHTDGRIPHASRSAIEAIIREARYRAKVLDGKEGALTLRLRELGGLIRSSGDLAVSLGDCLIEEKHVLAAQKRTRPVEEQIRERYGTYMKGLGTDISSAQKEKSPYYFQNEHIRDDRAYQ, encoded by the coding sequence ATGAGCGAAAAAGTGGACATCCAGGGCGAACCGGACCTCCGTTCGGTCGCCACCACCGCGGACATCCTGATACCGAAGGACCCTCTCAGGAGGGTCATCGGGCAGGACGAAGCGGTGGAGCTCGCGAGGATCGCCGCCAGGCAGAGGAGGCACCTCCTCCTGGTGGGCCCTCCGGGCACTGGTAAGTCCATGATCGCTCAGGCCCTCGCCCTTCACCTTCCCCGGCCGAAAGAGGAGGTTCGGGTCGTTCACAACCCCGAGAACCCCGAACGGCCGCTGGTGGAGGTCAAGAGAGAGGACGAGGTCTCCAGGGAGAGGGAGTCCAAGGGCTCCGCCGAAGGAGACCTCATAGACCCCCACAACGCCCCGCCCAGCGTGGCCGAGCGGCTGGGATACCGCTGCAAGAACTGCGGCACCTATTCTCCACCACAGGACCGCTTCTGCCCCAAGTGCGAGAAGGCCAAGGCCGACACGGGGATGCCCGGCAATCCCTTCGGGGACATCCTGGGAAACCTAATGGAATCCATGGCCGGCGCCGCGCCCGGCCTGGCCCCCGGCAAGGAGAAGGTCACCACCACTCGGAAGAGGGGCGAAAAGGAGGAAGTGGTGGTCTTCGAGCGCGCCGGCGAGATGATAAGGATGCTGGACCAAAGCGCGCTGGAGAGAAGAAGGGAGCTGGAGAGGCAGCGCCCCCGCAAGGTGCTGGTCCCCCTGGAGCGAAACCCCTTCGTTCTCGCCACCGGCGCCAGCGAGACCGAGATCCTCGGCGATGTGCGCCACGACCCCTACGGCGGGCACGCCCAGCTGGGCTCCCCTCCGTATGAGAGGGTCATACCTGGTTCCATTCACGAAGCTCATGAAGGAGTGCTGTTCCTGGACGAGGTATCTCATCTGGGACCGATGCAGCGTTCCATCCTCACCGCCATGCAAGAGAAGCGGTTCCCCATTTCCGGCCGCAACCCCCAGTCCGCCGGTGCTTCCGTTAAAGTGGAGAACGTCCCGTCCGATTTCATCCTGGTGGCAGCATGCAACATCCAGGACCTCGAGAACATCCTGTCCCCCCTGCGCTCGCGCATCGCCGGGGATGGCTACGAAGTGCTGGTGGACACCTGCATGGAGGACAACGAGCTTAACCGCGCCAGGCTGGCGCAGTTCATGGCCCAGGAGATACACACGGACGGCCGCATACCTCACGCCTCCCGCTCGGCCATCGAAGCCATCATAAGGGAGGCGAGGTACCGCGCCAAGGTCCTCGACGGAAAGGAGGGCGCCCTGACCCTGAGGCTCCGCGAGCTGGGCGGCCTGATACGCTCATCCGGCGATCTTGCGGTGAGCCTGGGCGACTGCCTCATCGAGGAGAAGCATGTCCTGGCCGCTCAGAAGAGGACCAGGCCGGTGGAGGAGCAGATCAGGGAGCGCTACGGCACCTACATGAAGGGGCTCGGCACCGACATATCCTCCGCGCAGAAAGAGAAGTCCCCCTATTATTTCCAGAACGAGCACATCAGGGACGACCGGGCGTATCAGTGA
- a CDS encoding PHP domain-containing protein, translated as MRMATGRTDNKRAAEHFYDLALAMEIQGEHWRATSYLKAAHSIEELGESVRSISERGELQKIEGVGESIESKLDEYLATGKIETLENVRDVLPEDITLFRNIPTLGTKRTADLDIVLGVRSVDELLRAISEDQLPKVPDLSEEIERKTMEWLVWRREEAAEVPTPRAVRSANLIMSFLKAGGEVGRVALVGPARRKASTVANITLIFASDRPDLVVSRFALCPEVLELTVVERDQAVGKTASGAACMIRWVKDEAFAYELVRSTGSDAHVKDLAARAKELGHRFTVGGLGKGTQCSEEEIYEVLNLPPLSPELREGRALPDGPVAEARDLLGDLHVRAASIDGTQRVSEIAAAAKELGHQYVCFCDRVGGRRMDLPALERRNAAIDRAADAVGIDILKGAEVDIAPDGRLDFPSSALDRLDLVIGSVNTKLSMGGEETTRRVLRALDDPNLDVLGHPTNRVIGLREPSAIDLKAVAAKAAEVNAALEINAYPDRLDLYDDVIYNLYEQGASYSIGTDAAFPNEIMYWDWGLAMARRALLPPQRLLNSRTADELRGRGWRK; from the coding sequence ATGAGGATGGCGACCGGCCGGACGGACAACAAGCGGGCGGCGGAGCATTTCTACGACCTCGCCCTGGCCATGGAGATACAGGGGGAGCACTGGAGGGCAACCTCGTACCTGAAGGCGGCCCACAGCATCGAGGAGCTGGGGGAGAGCGTCCGGTCCATCAGCGAGCGCGGCGAGCTCCAGAAGATCGAAGGCGTGGGCGAATCCATCGAGTCGAAGCTGGACGAATACCTCGCCACCGGAAAGATAGAGACGCTGGAGAACGTGAGGGACGTTCTGCCGGAGGACATCACCCTGTTCCGGAACATCCCCACTCTCGGGACGAAGCGCACCGCCGACCTCGACATCGTGCTCGGCGTGAGGTCGGTGGACGAGCTCCTGCGGGCCATCTCCGAGGACCAGCTGCCCAAGGTACCCGACCTCAGCGAGGAGATCGAGCGCAAGACCATGGAGTGGCTGGTGTGGCGCCGCGAGGAGGCGGCGGAAGTTCCCACTCCCAGAGCGGTCAGGTCGGCGAATTTGATCATGAGCTTCCTCAAGGCCGGCGGCGAGGTCGGACGGGTCGCGCTGGTCGGGCCGGCCAGGAGGAAAGCCTCCACCGTGGCCAACATTACTCTGATATTCGCTTCCGACCGCCCCGACCTGGTGGTGTCCCGCTTCGCTCTGTGCCCCGAGGTGCTGGAGCTGACGGTGGTGGAGAGGGACCAGGCGGTGGGAAAGACCGCCTCGGGCGCGGCGTGCATGATCAGATGGGTAAAGGACGAGGCTTTCGCCTACGAGCTGGTGAGGTCGACCGGCTCCGACGCTCATGTGAAGGACCTGGCCGCCAGGGCCAAGGAACTGGGTCACCGCTTCACCGTCGGGGGGCTTGGCAAGGGGACCCAATGCTCGGAGGAGGAGATATATGAGGTGCTGAACTTGCCGCCCCTTTCGCCCGAGCTGCGGGAAGGACGCGCCCTCCCCGACGGCCCGGTGGCGGAAGCGCGAGATCTTCTGGGCGACCTGCACGTGCGCGCCGCGTCCATCGACGGAACGCAGAGGGTGAGCGAGATAGCCGCGGCGGCCAAGGAGCTGGGTCATCAGTACGTGTGCTTCTGCGACCGAGTAGGCGGAAGGAGGATGGACCTCCCGGCCCTGGAGCGCAGGAACGCCGCCATCGACCGGGCGGCCGACGCGGTGGGCATCGACATACTGAAAGGCGCGGAGGTGGACATCGCCCCGGACGGGCGGCTGGACTTCCCCTCCTCGGCGCTGGACCGCCTGGACCTGGTCATCGGTTCTGTGAACACCAAGCTGTCCATGGGCGGGGAGGAGACGACCCGCCGTGTGCTGAGGGCGCTCGACGACCCCAACCTGGATGTGCTGGGCCACCCCACCAACCGGGTCATAGGATTGCGGGAGCCGTCCGCTATCGACCTGAAGGCTGTGGCCGCCAAGGCCGCCGAGGTGAACGCCGCTCTGGAGATCAACGCCTACCCCGACCGCCTGGACCTTTACGACGATGTCATTTACAACCTTTATGAACAGGGAGCTTCCTATAGCATAGGCACCGATGCCGCGTTCCCCAACGAGATCATGTACTGGGACTGGGGGCTGGCCATGGCCAGGAGGGCGCTGCTGCCCCCGCAGAGGCTGCTGAACTCGAGGACCGCGGACGAACTCAGGGGGAGAGGCTGGAGGAAGTGA
- a CDS encoding hemerythrin domain-containing protein, whose protein sequence is MRINITLLSYDHGILRQVFDVMEYVVQNGETEKHRDLFPPFADFTIRFMDEYHHKKEEQFVFPLAADGPDKLKEMMPELIDDHRKARSFADAITKDVGAWDREGLAKNTLDLVKHMRHHILEEEDYVFPTIDGYMDPDQDLELWQESQKFLADKFGEAFPSDMESWANEMQEKVWGKGVIKAPSR, encoded by the coding sequence ATGCGTATCAACATTACCCTTCTTTCCTACGACCATGGCATATTGAGGCAGGTGTTCGACGTCATGGAGTACGTCGTCCAGAACGGGGAGACGGAGAAGCACCGGGACCTGTTCCCGCCGTTCGCGGACTTCACTATCCGGTTCATGGACGAGTACCACCACAAGAAGGAGGAGCAGTTCGTGTTCCCCCTGGCCGCGGACGGTCCGGACAAGCTCAAGGAGATGATGCCCGAGCTGATCGACGACCACCGCAAGGCGAGGTCGTTCGCCGATGCCATCACCAAGGATGTAGGGGCATGGGACCGCGAGGGGCTGGCCAAGAACACCCTGGACCTGGTCAAGCACATGCGCCACCACATCCTGGAGGAAGAGGACTACGTGTTCCCGACCATCGACGGCTACATGGACCCCGACCAGGACCTGGAACTGTGGCAGGAGTCCCAGAAGTTCCTCGCCGACAAGTTCGGAGAGGCGTTCCCGTCGGACATGGAGAGCTGGGCCAACGAGATGCAGGAGAAGGTGTGGGGCAAGGGCGTCATCAAGGCGCCATCGAGGTGA
- the dnaG gene encoding DNA primase DnaG, producing MNIDPSTTKYMIRAKLQADGIVEKPDVVGAIFGQTEGLLGDELDLRDLQKSGRIGRIEVEVSSKQGKSEGEVLIPSSLDQVETVILASALETIDRVGPCKAKINVLSIEDVRITKRSKIIERARELLTELIKQSKTSGIDLTESVRQSVQTEEIIHFGKERLPAGPNVQDSDAIIVVEGRSDVLNLLKSGIKNAIAVEGTNVPKTVMDLSKERVITAFVDGDRGGELILRELFQVAEVDFVARAPRGMEVEELTQKQIMKCLRNKIPGEQFMEMYGMSGENGKAPEPREEKAREREEPSERYEKAEARSERTEKPHREPRERREPREERRERREPRERERAEPARELPPAEPAAAEPADAYSEPEPADVPEPVKKLSESQAKYKTMINELSSSSKAKILDSNGELLKEVPVRELVNTLKAGPKGVGAVVFDGIVTQRIMDIAAEGKINTIVGTKMGNITKQPTAVEVWTKDDLNE from the coding sequence ATGAACATCGATCCCAGCACCACCAAGTACATGATCAGGGCCAAGCTCCAGGCCGACGGCATCGTGGAGAAGCCTGACGTGGTGGGCGCGATCTTTGGACAGACCGAAGGATTGCTGGGCGACGAGCTGGACCTCAGGGACCTCCAGAAGAGCGGCCGCATAGGGCGCATCGAGGTCGAGGTAAGCTCTAAGCAGGGCAAGTCCGAGGGCGAGGTCCTCATACCATCAAGTCTCGACCAGGTTGAAACGGTAATACTCGCTTCCGCATTGGAGACGATCGACAGAGTTGGTCCCTGCAAGGCCAAGATCAACGTGCTCAGCATTGAGGACGTTCGCATCACCAAGCGGTCCAAGATCATTGAGAGGGCCAGGGAACTGCTCACCGAGCTTATCAAGCAATCCAAGACCTCCGGCATCGACCTCACCGAGAGCGTCCGCCAGAGCGTGCAGACCGAGGAGATCATTCACTTCGGCAAGGAGCGCCTGCCCGCCGGACCGAACGTCCAGGACAGCGACGCCATCATCGTCGTGGAGGGCCGCTCCGACGTTCTGAACCTGCTCAAGTCGGGCATCAAGAACGCCATCGCCGTGGAAGGGACGAACGTCCCCAAGACGGTCATGGACCTCAGCAAGGAAAGGGTCATCACCGCCTTCGTCGACGGCGACAGGGGCGGCGAGCTCATCCTGCGCGAGCTGTTCCAGGTGGCCGAAGTGGACTTCGTGGCCAGGGCGCCCCGCGGCATGGAGGTCGAGGAGCTGACCCAGAAGCAGATCATGAAGTGCCTCCGGAACAAGATCCCCGGCGAGCAGTTCATGGAGATGTACGGCATGTCCGGCGAGAACGGCAAGGCCCCCGAGCCCCGCGAGGAGAAGGCCAGGGAGCGCGAGGAGCCCTCTGAGCGCTACGAGAAGGCCGAAGCGCGGTCCGAGAGGACTGAAAAGCCGCACCGCGAGCCCCGAGAGAGGCGTGAGCCCCGCGAGGAAAGGCGCGAGCGCAGGGAGCCCCGGGAGAGGGAAAGGGCCGAGCCTGCAAGGGAGCTGCCTCCCGCCGAGCCCGCTGCGGCCGAGCCAGCTGACGCATATTCCGAGCCTGAGCCCGCGGACGTTCCCGAGCCGGTCAAGAAGCTGTCCGAGTCGCAGGCAAAGTACAAGACCATGATCAACGAGCTGTCCTCCTCGTCCAAGGCCAAGATCCTGGACTCCAACGGCGAGCTGCTGAAGGAGGTCCCGGTGAGGGAGCTCGTGAACACCCTGAAGGCCGGCCCCAAGGGGGTCGGCGCGGTGGTCTTCGACGGCATCGTGACCCAGAGGATCATGGATATCGCCGCCGAGGGCAAGATCAATACCATCGTGGGCACCAAGATGGGCAACATCACCAAGCAGCCTACGGCGGTAGAGGTCTGGACCAAGGACGACCTGAACGAGTGA
- a CDS encoding TldD/PmbA family protein, which produces MEPELATLIDLALAQGADYAEARYQSDSYESSLLRNGVPEVSSFESRRGVAVRVLAGGGLGFGATGSLAKGDLRAMVGRTVRSAKAAAGLRKEPIRMGEAEMATGYAEKRPRVKFGDVELEDRIALLKEADSSAMEAAKRSGVKLVGRQLSLDVFTTEKYIVNSDGADFRSKVPRVEVDVMLTAAEAAKGSGQRSFSIGESGGWEAVERWDLPSKLDREAATLGEILLTAVPFDGGNMDVVLGPEVVGIVSHESAGHPAEADRMLGREAAQAGETYLGQEDAGRKIGSEVVNVVDDPTLDRSFGFYLSDDEGVKARRRYLIKEGLANELLHDRETAYRMGAASNGSSRAVAYYREPIVRMANTFVEPKDHSVGELIEGVRRGAYIKNFMEWNIDDRRYNQRYVGLEAYLIENGKLGPRLKNPVLEISTPALWSAVDAVGKDVEFAAAHCGKGDPMQAIPVWTGGPHMRLRNIRLGGSK; this is translated from the coding sequence ATGGAACCGGAGCTCGCAACCCTCATCGATCTCGCGCTGGCCCAGGGCGCCGATTACGCCGAGGCCAGGTACCAAAGTGACAGCTACGAGAGCAGCCTGCTGAGGAACGGCGTTCCCGAGGTCTCGTCCTTCGAGTCCCGCCGGGGAGTGGCCGTTCGCGTGCTCGCCGGCGGAGGCCTGGGCTTCGGGGCGACCGGTTCACTGGCCAAAGGTGATCTCAGGGCGATGGTGGGAAGGACCGTGCGCAGCGCCAAAGCGGCGGCGGGGCTGAGGAAGGAGCCGATCCGCATGGGGGAGGCGGAGATGGCCACGGGGTACGCGGAGAAGAGGCCCCGCGTGAAGTTCGGGGACGTGGAGTTGGAGGACCGCATCGCCTTGCTGAAGGAGGCGGACTCCTCGGCGATGGAAGCGGCCAAGAGATCGGGCGTGAAGCTCGTCGGGCGGCAGCTCAGCCTCGACGTGTTCACCACCGAGAAGTACATCGTGAACTCGGACGGGGCGGACTTCCGCAGCAAGGTCCCGAGAGTGGAGGTCGACGTTATGCTCACGGCAGCGGAAGCGGCCAAAGGCTCGGGGCAGAGGTCCTTCTCCATCGGGGAGAGCGGGGGCTGGGAGGCGGTGGAGCGATGGGACCTGCCGTCCAAGCTGGACCGGGAAGCTGCCACGCTGGGTGAGATTCTCCTTACCGCGGTGCCGTTCGACGGCGGGAACATGGACGTGGTCCTCGGTCCGGAGGTCGTGGGCATAGTGTCCCACGAGTCCGCCGGGCATCCCGCGGAAGCGGACCGCATGCTCGGCAGGGAGGCGGCCCAGGCGGGGGAGACCTACCTGGGGCAGGAGGATGCGGGAAGGAAGATCGGCTCGGAGGTCGTGAACGTGGTCGACGATCCTACCCTGGACCGCTCCTTCGGCTTCTATCTCAGCGATGATGAGGGCGTGAAAGCAAGGCGGAGGTATCTTATCAAGGAAGGTCTGGCCAACGAACTTCTGCACGACCGGGAAACGGCGTACCGGATGGGCGCTGCCAGCAACGGCTCCTCCCGCGCCGTGGCGTACTACCGCGAACCGATCGTGCGCATGGCCAACACCTTCGTCGAGCCGAAGGACCACAGCGTGGGCGAGCTGATCGAGGGGGTGCGCAGGGGAGCGTACATAAAGAACTTCATGGAGTGGAATATCGACGACCGCAGGTACAACCAGCGATATGTCGGGCTGGAAGCGTATTTGATCGAGAACGGAAAGCTGGGGCCGAGGCTGAAGAACCCCGTGCTGGAGATCTCCACCCCGGCCCTGTGGTCCGCGGTGGACGCGGTCGGGAAGGATGTCGAGTTCGCCGCGGCGCACTGCGGCAAAGGTGATCCGATGCAGGCCATACCGGTGTGGACCGGAGGCCCCCATATGAGGCTCAGGAACATTCGCCTGGGGGGATCGAAGTGA